Proteins encoded in a region of the Flammeovirga yaeyamensis genome:
- the gdhA gene encoding NADP-specific glutamate dehydrogenase, with product MQELELKSFMQGLKRRNPGQPEFYQAVEEVAEKLIPFINENPKYLDAKILERMTEPDRTISFRVTWQDDEGNIRVNRGHRVQFNGAIGPYKGGLRFDKSVTLGTLKFLGFEQVLKNSLTTLPMGGAKGGSDFNPKGKSEAEVMRFCQAFMTELYRHIGKDTDVPAGDIGVGGREVSYMYGQYRRIANEFTGVLTGKNLAFGGSNARTEATGYGSVYFGREMLAVRGDDYNGKVAAVSGSGNVAQYTVEKLIQLGAKVVTMSDRGGFLHDPDGIDAEKLAHIQDLKNVQRVSLAEYATKYPNATYTEGARPWSVKVDLAFPSATQNELDDKDAQQLIDNGCILVCEGANMPSTIGAIKIFEKNQIMYGPGKAANAGGVAISGLEMTQNSMRLQWSFEEVDEKLQGIMKKIHAKCQKYGQEDGWVDYVKGANIGGFVKVADAMIAYGVI from the coding sequence ATGCAAGAACTTGAATTAAAAAGTTTCATGCAGGGTCTAAAAAGGAGAAACCCTGGTCAGCCGGAATTTTACCAAGCTGTAGAAGAAGTAGCTGAAAAATTAATTCCCTTCATTAATGAAAATCCAAAATACTTGGATGCAAAAATCTTGGAAAGAATGACTGAACCTGATAGAACAATCAGTTTCCGTGTAACTTGGCAAGATGATGAAGGAAATATCCGTGTAAATAGAGGTCACCGTGTTCAATTTAATGGTGCAATCGGACCTTACAAAGGTGGTTTGCGTTTTGACAAATCAGTTACGTTAGGTACGCTTAAGTTCTTAGGATTTGAGCAAGTATTGAAAAACTCTTTAACTACGCTTCCAATGGGTGGAGCGAAAGGTGGTTCAGACTTTAACCCTAAAGGGAAATCAGAAGCTGAGGTGATGCGATTCTGTCAGGCATTCATGACCGAACTTTACAGACATATTGGTAAAGATACTGACGTTCCTGCCGGCGATATTGGTGTAGGTGGTCGTGAAGTATCTTATATGTACGGTCAATACCGTCGTATTGCAAACGAATTCACAGGTGTTCTTACTGGTAAGAACCTAGCTTTTGGAGGTTCTAATGCAAGAACTGAAGCGACAGGATACGGTTCTGTATACTTTGGCCGTGAAATGTTAGCAGTAAGAGGAGATGATTACAATGGTAAAGTTGCAGCCGTTTCTGGTTCTGGTAACGTAGCACAATATACTGTTGAAAAACTTATCCAATTGGGTGCAAAAGTAGTAACTATGTCTGATAGAGGTGGTTTCTTACACGATCCAGATGGTATCGACGCTGAAAAGTTAGCACATATCCAAGATTTGAAAAACGTTCAACGTGTTTCTTTAGCAGAATATGCTACTAAATACCCTAACGCTACTTATACTGAAGGTGCAAGACCTTGGAGCGTGAAAGTAGATTTAGCATTCCCTTCTGCTACTCAGAACGAGTTGGACGATAAAGATGCACAACAATTGATAGACAATGGTTGTATCCTAGTTTGTGAAGGTGCAAACATGCCTTCTACGATTGGTGCGATCAAAATATTTGAGAAAAACCAAATCATGTACGGACCTGGTAAAGCGGCTAACGCAGGTGGTGTTGCCATTTCAGGTCTTGAGATGACGCAAAACTCTATGCGTTTACAATGGTCTTTCGAAGAAGTAGACGAGAAACTTCAAGGGATTATGAAAAAGATCCACGCGAAGTGTCAAAAATATGGTCAAGAAGACGGATGGGTAGATTACGTAAAAGGAGCCAACATTGGTGGTTTCGTAAAAGTAGCTGATGCTATGATTGCTTACGGTGTAATCTAA
- a CDS encoding PP2C family protein-serine/threonine phosphatase: MANNMQKRLMLKEMQLESLFETISAINANRSEEDLYTIYKLTLSSNPSITNLILYVIDDDDQGFSRFVNYGTHDDQLTSIFPPQFEVYDVSSKLEGDKPEGYEPFDTIIPIKHKNDVLAYALVGSTKDRDDFKDQGFTEALTNIILVAIENKKLARKEEVQKEMKKQLEIASHVQHMLFPKKLPYGNDVPVSVHASYMPHHSIGGDYYDYVPLSDTKFLMSIADVSGKGAPAALLMSNFQGTIRAMARRGTDLEHIVHEANTQILESAEGESFITAFFMEFDTTTRTLRYINAGHNPPFMYRNEKFERLEVGTTILGSFSQLPFLEIGEIDNLHQFFVFGFTDGFTETYNDEDEELGDEKLQEFLESNINFAQKEMHENLISLLNTFKGHQAYADDITLLSCKIDLEKLK, encoded by the coding sequence ATGGCGAATAATATGCAAAAGCGTTTGATGCTTAAAGAGATGCAACTTGAATCGTTATTTGAAACGATCAGTGCCATTAACGCAAATAGATCTGAAGAAGATTTATATACTATATATAAATTAACCCTATCTTCTAACCCAAGTATCACTAATTTGATTCTTTATGTGATTGACGATGATGATCAAGGATTTTCTCGTTTTGTCAATTATGGCACGCATGACGATCAATTAACATCAATATTCCCCCCTCAATTTGAGGTGTATGATGTAAGTTCAAAATTAGAAGGTGATAAACCTGAAGGATACGAGCCTTTTGATACTATCATCCCCATTAAGCATAAAAACGATGTTCTTGCTTATGCCCTTGTAGGAAGCACAAAGGATCGTGACGATTTTAAAGATCAAGGTTTTACAGAAGCCCTTACCAATATCATATTGGTGGCTATTGAAAATAAAAAATTAGCCCGTAAAGAAGAAGTTCAAAAGGAAATGAAAAAGCAATTAGAAATTGCTTCTCATGTACAGCATATGTTGTTCCCTAAAAAGCTTCCTTATGGCAATGACGTACCAGTATCCGTTCACGCAAGTTATATGCCTCACCACTCTATTGGAGGTGATTATTATGATTATGTCCCGTTAAGTGATACTAAGTTTTTAATGTCGATTGCCGATGTTTCTGGTAAAGGTGCACCAGCTGCATTATTGATGTCCAATTTCCAAGGAACAATACGTGCAATGGCTCGAAGAGGTACTGATCTAGAACATATCGTTCATGAAGCCAATACCCAAATTCTTGAAAGTGCCGAAGGCGAAAGTTTTATTACTGCCTTTTTCATGGAATTTGATACTACCACTCGTACCTTAAGGTATATTAACGCAGGGCATAACCCTCCTTTTATGTACAGAAACGAGAAATTTGAGCGTTTAGAGGTAGGAACAACAATTTTAGGATCTTTTTCTCAATTACCTTTCTTAGAAATCGGAGAAATTGATAACTTGCATCAGTTTTTCGTATTTGGCTTTACTGATGGCTTTACTGAAACCTACAACGACGAGGACGAGGAACTCGGAGATGAAAAATTACAGGAGTTTTTAGAGTCAAATATCAATTTTGCACAGAAAGAAATGCACGAGAATTTGATCTCTCTTTTAAATACTTTTAAAGGTCATCAAGCATATGCAGATGATATCACTTTATTATCTTGTAAAATAGATTTAGAAAAACTTAAATAA
- a CDS encoding ABC transporter permease: MSVYEIHKSPSHFIKKRFKKNKLAVISAIYILLLSFVAVLGYLIMPDSSHFANDGLLEVSKKPPMFSVKILKEKKNLHIPTPPVFKKIIDGEESRYKEFPIVGTPRVERDSVFFIVYPGLEKRSLHTTSRLEMGLPLISVVKGIYASPSQKLGINLAHNYVIRDKDVIYLDELQNVRTISKVQLENEFYEKCLAQKTYVLGTDKIGRDVLSRLIFGSRVSLTIGFISLIISLSIGILFGATAGYFGGIIDKISMWLMTITWSIPTIMLVVAVRLALQNEDIWVTFVAVGLTMWVEVARVVRGQILSIKQKDYIEATKAMGYSNYKIIVHHILPNILGPLAVISASNFASAILIEAGLSFLGLGGPPTMPSWGTMIKDGLTELTPTGHWHLIIFPCLAISITVLAFNLIGNGLRDAYDPHSKTNN, translated from the coding sequence ATGAGTGTTTACGAGATACATAAGTCACCTTCTCATTTCATAAAAAAACGATTTAAGAAGAACAAACTAGCTGTTATTTCAGCTATATATATATTACTCCTCAGTTTTGTGGCTGTGTTGGGTTATTTGATAATGCCCGATAGTTCTCACTTTGCTAATGATGGTTTATTGGAAGTTTCTAAAAAGCCTCCAATGTTTTCAGTCAAAATATTGAAAGAAAAGAAAAACCTTCATATCCCAACTCCTCCAGTATTTAAAAAGATTATTGATGGTGAAGAGAGCCGATACAAAGAATTCCCTATTGTAGGCACACCAAGAGTAGAAAGAGATTCAGTCTTTTTTATCGTTTATCCTGGATTAGAAAAAAGATCTTTACACACCACCTCTCGCTTAGAAATGGGACTCCCATTAATTAGTGTGGTAAAAGGTATATATGCCTCCCCTTCTCAGAAGTTGGGAATTAATTTGGCTCACAACTATGTCATTAGAGATAAAGATGTTATTTACTTGGATGAGCTTCAAAACGTCCGAACTATCTCTAAAGTACAATTAGAAAATGAGTTTTATGAGAAGTGTCTTGCCCAAAAAACCTATGTACTTGGTACAGATAAAATTGGACGAGATGTCTTGAGTCGATTAATCTTTGGATCAAGAGTTTCCCTAACAATTGGATTCATATCATTAATAATATCCCTAAGTATCGGTATTCTATTTGGAGCTACCGCCGGATATTTTGGAGGAATAATAGATAAAATTTCTATGTGGTTAATGACTATCACTTGGTCTATCCCTACCATTATGCTTGTAGTTGCTGTACGATTGGCCCTTCAAAACGAAGATATATGGGTCACTTTTGTAGCTGTAGGTCTTACGATGTGGGTAGAAGTAGCAAGAGTAGTTAGAGGTCAGATTTTATCTATAAAACAAAAAGATTATATTGAAGCTACTAAAGCGATGGGGTACTCTAACTATAAAATTATAGTACATCATATTTTACCCAATATATTAGGTCCATTAGCTGTTATAAGTGCTTCAAATTTTGCTTCAGCCATCTTAATTGAAGCGGGTTTAAGCTTCTTAGGTTTAGGAGGCCCTCCTACTATGCCTTCATGGGGAACTATGATTAAAGACGGTTTAACAGAATTAACACCTACAGGACACTGGCATTTAATCATTTTCCCGTGTCTTGCTATTAGTATTACTGTATTAGCGTTTAACCTGATTGGCAATGGGCTTAGAGATGCCTATGACCCACATTCAAAAACAAACAATTAA
- a CDS encoding glycosyltransferase, with protein MEFLYFILVSIYSILLILLIFSWKKLPLFPQTEEAVLKQGPSISIIVAFRNEEMNIKQLVKSLTKQSYTNYNIILVNDHSEDQSLTLIPHHPLIKTFSLPNGITGKKQAIRYGIEQSDSQLILTTDADCVHHKDWVTSFANTYLSKSPKMISGPVRFSYQNFWERCMNAEFGSLILTGAASIGIKKPNMCNAANLCFERDAFIHQNDYEQHAHIPTGDDEFFLHQIAKENASDILFLKDKKAIVTSTPPKNFNEFVQQRIRWASKWKHYKNKAPLFGSLFVFFFHLSFFLTLIDVVTTNEGYLLFSLTLFLKTIVETWYNRYILKWFDDYKNIVLLPIISLFYPFYAVSIGFLSTFGNYEWKNRKIIGK; from the coding sequence TTGGAATTTCTATACTTTATTTTGGTATCTATTTATTCGATACTTTTAATACTACTCATTTTTTCATGGAAAAAACTACCTCTATTTCCGCAAACTGAAGAGGCTGTTCTCAAGCAAGGTCCTTCTATCAGTATTATAGTTGCTTTCCGAAATGAAGAAATGAACATCAAGCAGTTGGTGAAAAGTTTGACAAAACAAAGCTATACGAACTATAACATCATCTTAGTAAATGATCACTCTGAAGATCAATCTTTAACACTCATCCCCCATCATCCTTTAATAAAAACTTTTTCCCTGCCCAATGGCATCACTGGGAAAAAACAAGCTATACGATACGGCATCGAGCAATCTGATAGTCAGTTGATACTCACAACTGATGCCGATTGTGTACATCATAAAGATTGGGTAACATCTTTTGCTAACACCTATCTTTCTAAAAGTCCAAAAATGATTTCTGGTCCGGTGCGTTTCAGTTACCAGAACTTTTGGGAAAGATGTATGAACGCCGAATTTGGAAGTCTAATTTTAACTGGAGCAGCAAGTATTGGCATCAAAAAGCCTAACATGTGTAACGCTGCCAACTTATGTTTTGAGCGGGATGCGTTTATTCATCAAAATGATTATGAACAACATGCCCATATTCCCACAGGAGATGATGAATTCTTTTTGCATCAAATTGCAAAGGAAAATGCATCAGATATCCTCTTTCTAAAAGATAAAAAAGCGATAGTGACCTCTACTCCTCCTAAAAATTTTAATGAGTTTGTTCAACAGCGTATTCGATGGGCAAGTAAGTGGAAGCATTACAAAAACAAAGCCCCATTATTCGGAAGTCTTTTTGTCTTCTTTTTTCACCTTTCCTTCTTTCTCACATTAATTGATGTTGTCACTACAAATGAGGGCTATTTATTATTCTCCCTAACTCTATTTTTAAAAACAATTGTAGAAACGTGGTACAATCGTTATATCCTCAAGTGGTTTGATGATTATAAAAACATTGTACTTCTCCCTATCATCTCTTTATTCTATCCTTTTTATGCTGTTTCCATAGGTTTTCTAAGTACTTTTGGGAATTACGAGTGGAAGAATAGAAAAATCATCGGGAAATAG
- the bcp gene encoding thioredoxin-dependent thiol peroxidase: MSLEVGQKAPDFKSIDQEGNEITLSQFKGKKVVLYFYPKDMTPGCTTQACDLRDNYDRLLSLGYVVLGVSTDPKERHQKFIAKHELPFPLIADEDHTVHEAYGTWQLKKTFGKEYMGTVRTTFVIDEEGILTDIIKKVKTKEHTNQIIN; the protein is encoded by the coding sequence ATGTCGTTAGAAGTAGGACAAAAAGCACCAGATTTTAAAAGTATAGATCAAGAAGGTAACGAGATCACATTGTCTCAGTTTAAAGGCAAAAAAGTGGTTTTATATTTCTACCCAAAAGATATGACTCCAGGTTGTACAACTCAAGCTTGTGATTTAAGAGATAACTACGACCGTTTACTTTCTCTAGGCTATGTGGTACTAGGAGTAAGTACAGATCCTAAGGAAAGACATCAAAAGTTTATTGCAAAACATGAACTTCCTTTCCCTCTAATTGCGGACGAAGACCATACGGTACACGAGGCTTATGGTACTTGGCAATTGAAAAAAACGTTCGGAAAAGAGTACATGGGGACGGTCAGAACCACCTTTGTGATCGATGAAGAGGGAATTTTAACCGATATTATAAAAAAGGTAAAGACGAAAGAGCATACTAATCAGATTATTAATTAA
- a CDS encoding transketolase: MAEIAELKRVASQVRRDIVRMVNAAGNGHPGGALGCADLLVALYFKHMEHNTEFSMDAKNEDVFYLSNGHISAVFYSTLARAGYFPVSELATHRKIDSRLQGHPTPYEHLEGVRMASGSLGQGLSVAAGTALTKKLNGDDKMVYCLMGDGEQQEGQIWEAAMYAAHNKIDNLVGVIDYNNRQIDGDVSDVLSLIDIEAKYKAFGWETIVADGNDMEKLDAALTQAKELSGNGKPIMIIMKTEMGFPIDFMVGTHKWHGVAPNAEQTEAALSQLEETLGDY; this comes from the coding sequence ATGGCAGAAATTGCAGAATTGAAAAGAGTTGCGTCTCAAGTGAGACGTGACATTGTTAGAATGGTCAACGCAGCGGGTAATGGTCACCCAGGTGGAGCATTAGGCTGTGCCGATCTATTAGTTGCACTTTACTTCAAGCACATGGAGCACAATACAGAGTTCTCTATGGATGCTAAAAATGAAGATGTTTTCTATCTTTCTAATGGTCACATTTCCGCTGTTTTTTACAGTACTTTAGCTAGAGCAGGTTATTTCCCTGTATCGGAATTGGCTACACACAGAAAAATCGATTCAAGATTACAAGGCCACCCAACTCCTTATGAGCATTTAGAAGGTGTACGTATGGCGTCTGGTTCACTTGGTCAAGGTCTTTCTGTTGCTGCTGGTACAGCTTTAACTAAAAAGCTAAACGGCGATGACAAAATGGTTTACTGTCTAATGGGGGATGGTGAGCAACAAGAAGGTCAAATTTGGGAAGCTGCAATGTATGCTGCTCACAATAAAATTGACAACCTTGTAGGTGTTATCGATTACAACAACCGTCAGATCGATGGTGATGTATCTGATGTATTGAGCTTAATCGACATCGAAGCGAAATACAAAGCATTTGGTTGGGAAACTATCGTTGCTGATGGTAACGACATGGAGAAACTAGATGCAGCTTTAACACAAGCAAAAGAACTTTCTGGTAACGGAAAGCCAATCATGATCATCATGAAAACTGAGATGGGCTTCCCAATCGATTTCATGGTAGGTACGCACAAGTGGCACGGTGTTGCTCCAAATGCAGAGCAAACTGAAGCAGCTTTATCTCAATTAGAAGAGACTTTAGGCGATTACTAA